From Chryseobacterium sp. IHB B 17019, one genomic window encodes:
- a CDS encoding SAM-dependent methyltransferase, translated as MEWFESWFDTPYYHLLYSNRDYTEAENFITKLTADLQLAPNSKIIDLACGKGRHSVFLNKLGYDVLGLDLSRQSIEFDKQFENQTLLFDVHDMRNPIDADPMDAVFNLFTSFGYFDNENDDKKVFQSVYNVLKPGGFFVLDYLNEEYVRKVIVPESVVKRGDIEFKICKKIEGRHIVKDIQFEADGKSFHFFEKVKLHTLEAINSYATECGFERIKIWGDYQLNEFNKETSPRCINLFKKN; from the coding sequence ATGGAATGGTTTGAATCTTGGTTTGATACCCCTTATTATCATTTACTTTATAGCAACAGAGACTATACTGAAGCCGAAAACTTCATCACAAAACTGACTGCAGACCTGCAACTGGCGCCAAATTCTAAAATCATAGACTTAGCATGCGGTAAGGGAAGACACTCGGTTTTTCTTAATAAATTAGGATATGATGTTTTAGGGCTTGATCTTTCGAGACAGAGTATAGAATTTGATAAGCAGTTTGAAAATCAGACCTTGTTATTCGACGTTCACGACATGAGAAACCCGATTGATGCTGATCCTATGGATGCGGTTTTCAATCTTTTTACAAGCTTCGGGTATTTCGATAATGAAAATGATGACAAAAAAGTGTTCCAGTCGGTTTATAATGTTTTAAAACCTGGAGGATTTTTTGTACTGGATTATTTGAATGAGGAATATGTGAGAAAAGTCATCGTTCCGGAATCTGTGGTAAAACGCGGCGATATTGAATTTAAGATTTGTAAAAAAATCGAAGGAAGGCATATCGTGAAGGATATCCAGTTTGAAGCGGACGGAAAGTCTTTCCATTTCTTTGAAAAAGTAAAACTTCATACACTCGAAGCTATTAATTCTTATGCTACAGAATGCGGTTTTGAAAGAATCAAAATATGGGGAGATTATCAATTAAATGAATTTAATAAAGAAACTTCACCACGTTGCATTAATTTATTTAAGAAAAACTAA
- a CDS encoding DNA-binding protein, which translates to MKNPPSLKTKIEKIKESLLPGAMIPNSRLYKRAHLIEAEAVLQFAKGQNRPVRKAYSAECEFTRERQDAKVTDLDGFLDRKESANRLGISEVKLGRFKKEGKINSVQLRGKIHFSKKELQEFERKYGPLYLID; encoded by the coding sequence ATGAAAAATCCACCAAGCTTAAAAACAAAAATTGAAAAGATAAAAGAATCTCTGCTTCCCGGAGCAATGATTCCAAATAGTCGACTCTATAAAAGAGCCCACCTCATCGAAGCGGAAGCAGTATTGCAGTTCGCAAAAGGGCAAAACAGACCCGTCCGAAAGGCTTACTCTGCAGAGTGTGAGTTTACCCGTGAAAGACAAGATGCTAAAGTCACAGACTTAGATGGATTCTTAGACAGAAAAGAATCAGCAAATCGACTTGGAATATCTGAGGTCAAACTCGGAAGGTTTAAAAAAGAAGGCAAAATCAATTCAGTTCAATTAAGAGGTAAAATACATTTCTCTAAAAAAGAACTCCAAGAGTTTGAAAGGAAATACGGCCCGCTTTATTTAATAGATTAG
- a CDS encoding ZIP family metal transporter, which translates to MTVLLLILSVITGVFFGKHFGKKEKLAKNLLILSAGFLITICLNEVFPQVYTSETASNLGIFVIAGVLLQMILEALTKGFEHGHVHHHSEHNILPVALMVGLFVHAFIEGIPLANEEHELSPYLLGIVFHNLPISFILGAFLFNRKDESKAYPSYPSLLIVALFALASPMGMLLGNYFNPDLQPYFLAIVGGIFLHISSVIIFESNKNHNIDWVKIGLVIVGVSLALIIHLFHDHSHVEHIH; encoded by the coding sequence ATAACAGTTCTTTTACTGATTTTAAGTGTTATTACCGGGGTATTTTTTGGAAAACATTTCGGTAAAAAAGAAAAACTGGCGAAAAATTTACTTATTCTAAGTGCCGGTTTTCTCATTACCATTTGTCTGAATGAAGTTTTTCCGCAGGTTTATACCTCCGAAACAGCCAGTAATCTGGGTATTTTTGTGATTGCAGGGGTCTTGCTGCAAATGATCCTGGAAGCTCTTACTAAAGGTTTCGAACACGGACATGTTCATCATCATAGCGAACATAATATTCTTCCTGTTGCCCTGATGGTGGGACTTTTTGTCCATGCATTCATTGAAGGAATTCCTTTGGCAAATGAAGAACATGAGTTGTCACCTTATCTGTTGGGAATTGTATTCCACAACCTTCCTATTTCGTTTATTTTGGGTGCGTTTTTGTTTAACAGAAAAGATGAGTCTAAGGCTTATCCATCCTATCCATCATTATTAATTGTTGCTTTATTTGCTTTGGCTTCGCCGATGGGAATGCTATTGGGAAATTATTTTAATCCGGACCTGCAGCCTTATTTTCTAGCCATTGTAGGGGGGATTTTCCTACATATTTCTTCTGTGATTATTTTTGAAAGCAATAAAAACCACAATATCGACTGGGTGAAGATAGGACTGGTCATTGTGGGTGTTTCGCTGGCCCTGATTATTCACCTTTTCCACGATCATTCGCACGTGGAGCATATTCATTAA
- a CDS encoding helix-turn-helix domain-containing protein, whose translation MNGLNNKSLERAETMASFKIIYQKNREMQTQSYQGYNFTLKSPGKKYYNEAKEIQRFCFEKSKEGKKYREIAEMLGLKDHSTVAYHIKQFNKTK comes from the coding sequence ATGAATGGGTTAAACAACAAGTCTCTGGAAAGGGCTGAAACAATGGCATCTTTTAAAATAATTTATCAAAAAAATAGAGAAATGCAAACACAATCATATCAGGGCTATAATTTCACACTGAAATCCCCTGGAAAAAAATATTATAACGAAGCTAAAGAGATTCAAAGATTTTGCTTTGAGAAGTCTAAAGAAGGTAAAAAATACCGCGAAATAGCTGAAATGCTAGGATTAAAAGATCACAGTACAGTAGCTTATCATATAAAGCAATTTAACAAAACAAAATGA
- a CDS encoding OmpP1/FadL family transporter: MLKKSLAIMSISAAFFAQAQDVSVIRNTVDVYSSSPNIGSAKFNAMAGSNGALGGDANSLLTNPAGLGVAISGEISGTLSIMSNKNTSSYAGSSYGYTVNKGDLGNVGAVMTFQLMTESAWKFINVGVNYSNQSIENYIETPGNSNLVYDFPDGGSSSFGRHAYDRYGYLSKTSVGVGANYNNNLYLGAGLNFFNSSIDQSDTAIFNSLDDGSSEYFSKQNTPFIERGNGFSASLGVIGKLSPNFRIGAALETPTFWNIDRSYNFYNDAIYGDDYAVENRKLTSPLKATVSAAFIASKSFALNVDYTLGLTKPKYKVYGPAETELNDFFNDEYKNLSELKIGAEYRVKQFRLRGGYAYTSSPFDALTVSRYNDSGDGMADKSYNDLILNDRNALSFGIGYDFKSFYIDASYQNITSKYSNPLLYGVIDGNYEAGYYSPNRLISSEAYAVSDVKNTRNNFFLTFGWKF; the protein is encoded by the coding sequence ATGTTAAAAAAATCTTTAGCCATAATGAGTATTTCTGCAGCATTTTTTGCGCAGGCTCAGGATGTTTCTGTGATTAGAAATACCGTAGATGTGTATTCCAGCTCTCCGAATATTGGTTCTGCTAAATTTAATGCGATGGCAGGCTCAAACGGAGCGTTAGGAGGTGATGCCAATTCATTACTTACAAACCCGGCGGGTTTAGGGGTGGCAATTTCAGGGGAAATCTCAGGAACATTGTCTATCATGAGTAATAAAAATACATCTTCTTATGCCGGATCATCTTACGGATATACCGTTAATAAAGGAGATCTTGGAAATGTAGGAGCAGTAATGACGTTCCAGCTGATGACTGAAAGTGCATGGAAATTCATTAATGTTGGGGTAAACTATTCCAACCAGTCTATTGAAAATTATATTGAAACTCCCGGAAATAGTAATTTAGTTTATGATTTTCCGGATGGTGGAAGTTCTTCTTTCGGCAGACATGCTTATGACAGATATGGATATTTGTCTAAAACAAGTGTAGGGGTAGGTGCAAACTACAACAATAACCTATACTTAGGTGCCGGATTGAATTTCTTCAATTCGTCAATCGATCAGTCTGATACAGCTATTTTCAATTCTTTGGATGATGGCTCGTCAGAATATTTCAGCAAACAAAACACACCTTTCATTGAAAGAGGAAACGGCTTTTCTGCATCATTGGGGGTAATCGGAAAACTAAGCCCGAACTTCAGAATTGGTGCAGCATTGGAAACTCCTACGTTCTGGAATATCGACAGAAGCTACAATTTCTATAATGATGCTATATACGGAGACGATTACGCTGTAGAAAACAGAAAACTCACTTCACCGCTTAAAGCGACTGTAAGTGCTGCTTTCATTGCAAGTAAAAGTTTTGCCTTAAACGTAGATTATACACTTGGATTAACAAAGCCAAAGTATAAAGTATACGGACCGGCAGAAACAGAATTAAACGATTTCTTTAATGATGAATATAAAAATTTATCAGAATTAAAAATCGGAGCGGAATATAGAGTGAAACAGTTCAGATTGAGAGGTGGTTATGCTTATACATCAAGTCCTTTCGATGCTTTGACGGTGAGCAGATATAATGACAGCGGGGATGGTATGGCAGATAAGTCCTACAACGACTTGATTTTGAATGACAGAAATGCCTTATCATTTGGTATCGGATATGATTTCAAATCTTTCTATATTGATGCATCTTATCAAAATATAACTTCAAAATACAGCAACCCGTTATTGTATGGAGTAATTGACGGTAATTATGAAGCAGGTTATTATTCACCAAACAGACTGATCTCAAGCGAAGCTTATGCAGTATCAGACGTGAAAAATACAAGAAATAACTTCTTCCTTACATTCGGATGGAAATTCTAA
- a CDS encoding ERF family protein, producing MKNILKKISVIQNSIDTISKNAHNTFYNSNYADLSNIQDTLKPLLFEQSLVCIHQVIDNHLITTVFDLDSDDKIDSSIDIANLNDPQKVGSQLTYYRRYNLINIFDLKVDDDDANKTVSKPPQNKSNDVKIDFWLSDKNFEKAKTTSDLAQQTLEYYDNKTEREGKIYGMKKTYRDVLQKLTQNSML from the coding sequence ATGAAAAATATTCTTAAAAAAATAAGTGTAATACAAAACAGTATTGATACAATCAGCAAAAATGCTCACAATACCTTTTATAATAGCAATTATGCAGATCTATCAAATATACAAGACACTTTAAAACCTCTATTATTTGAACAATCACTAGTCTGTATTCATCAAGTTATTGATAATCATTTAATAACTACAGTTTTTGACCTTGATTCCGATGATAAGATTGATAGCTCTATTGATATTGCAAACCTTAATGATCCACAAAAAGTAGGTAGCCAGTTAACGTACTATCGTAGATATAATTTAATCAACATTTTTGATTTAAAAGTAGATGATGATGATGCAAACAAAACAGTTTCTAAGCCTCCTCAAAATAAATCTAATGATGTAAAAATTGATTTTTGGTTATCAGATAAAAATTTTGAAAAAGCAAAAACTACATCCGATTTAGCCCAACAGACTTTGGAATATTATGATAATAAAACTGAACGTGAAGGTAAAATTTATGGAATGAAAAAAACATATCGTGATGTATTACAAAAATTAACACAAAATAGTATGTTATGA
- a CDS encoding helix-turn-helix domain-containing protein — translation MKNTIGKRLEEIMLDKGYNKNSLAREAKMHPTTLKNWIDDKTKPDDLKLDILLKILKANRDYIFTGNGDKYNLKENETVEYKKIGVPYVELPIDSKLNLLYDLVISQNKKIDDLARENAELKEQNEDIKERIKDNLFVLQSEIEAIMDEFNVQLDDKIKKDINKIVEQN, via the coding sequence ATGAAAAATACTATTGGAAAAAGGCTTGAAGAGATTATGCTTGACAAGGGTTATAATAAGAATTCTTTAGCAAGAGAGGCAAAAATGCATCCTACTACACTAAAGAATTGGATTGATGATAAAACAAAACCAGATGATCTAAAATTAGACATCTTATTAAAAATCCTTAAGGCAAATCGAGATTATATTTTCACAGGAAATGGAGATAAGTATAACCTTAAAGAGAACGAAACTGTTGAGTATAAAAAAATAGGAGTTCCTTATGTGGAACTTCCTATTGATTCAAAACTAAATTTATTATACGATTTGGTTATAAGTCAAAATAAAAAAATAGATGATTTAGCAAGGGAAAATGCCGAACTAAAAGAGCAAAACGAAGACATTAAAGAAAGAATAAAAGATAATTTATTTGTTTTACAGTCTGAAATCGAAGCAATCATGGATGAGTTTAACGTACAATTAGATGATAAAATAAAAAAAGACATAAACAAAATAGTTGAACAGAATTAG
- the proS gene encoding proline--tRNA ligase, producing the protein MAKLTSRSEDYSKWYNELVVKADLAENSGVRGCMVIKPYGYAIWEKMRDEMDKKFKETGHVNAYFPLFVPKSLFEAEEKNAEGFAKECAVVTHYRLKNDPDNPGKLIVDPDAKLEEELIVRPTSEAIIWSTYKNWIQSYRDLPILINQWANVVRWEMRTRLFLRTAEFLWQEGHTAHATKEEAIEEAEKMNQVYADFAENFMAMPVIQGLKTPSERFAGADETYCIEALMQDGKALQAGTSHFLGQNFAKAFDVKFTNKEGKIEHAWATSWGTSTRLMGALIMTHSDDLGLVLPPTLAPIQVVIVPIFKGDEQLEQISEVALDIQAKLRAKGISVKFDNDTHNKPGWKFAEYELKGVPVRIAMGPRDLENKSVEIARRDNLTKEVRSIDGLDSYIEDLLKTIQQDIYNKAAEFRKNNITKVDTYEEFKKVLEEKGGFIYAHWDGTAEEEEQIKNETKATIRCIPLDDDIEEGVSLISRKPSTRRVLFAKAY; encoded by the coding sequence ATGGCAAAATTAACCTCAAGAAGCGAAGATTACAGCAAATGGTATAATGAGTTGGTGGTAAAAGCCGACTTAGCTGAAAACTCAGGAGTAAGAGGATGCATGGTTATCAAACCATATGGCTATGCAATCTGGGAGAAAATGCGTGACGAAATGGATAAAAAATTCAAAGAAACAGGTCACGTGAATGCTTATTTCCCGCTTTTTGTGCCCAAGAGCTTATTTGAGGCTGAGGAAAAAAATGCAGAAGGTTTTGCTAAAGAATGTGCAGTTGTAACGCATTACAGATTAAAAAACGATCCGGATAATCCTGGAAAACTTATTGTAGATCCGGATGCAAAGCTGGAAGAAGAGCTTATTGTTCGCCCTACTTCGGAAGCGATTATCTGGAGCACTTACAAAAACTGGATTCAGTCTTATAGAGATTTACCGATATTAATCAACCAATGGGCAAATGTTGTCCGTTGGGAAATGAGAACACGTCTTTTCCTCAGAACTGCAGAGTTCTTATGGCAGGAAGGTCACACGGCTCACGCAACAAAGGAGGAAGCAATCGAAGAAGCAGAAAAAATGAATCAAGTATATGCAGATTTTGCAGAAAACTTTATGGCAATGCCGGTGATTCAAGGATTAAAAACTCCTTCTGAAAGATTTGCGGGAGCTGATGAAACGTATTGTATCGAGGCATTAATGCAGGATGGAAAAGCCTTACAGGCAGGGACTTCTCACTTTTTAGGACAGAATTTCGCAAAAGCATTTGATGTAAAATTCACCAACAAAGAAGGGAAAATCGAACACGCATGGGCAACATCATGGGGAACTTCAACCCGTTTGATGGGAGCTTTAATTATGACACACTCAGATGATTTAGGATTGGTATTACCTCCGACACTGGCGCCGATTCAGGTGGTAATTGTTCCTATTTTTAAAGGCGATGAACAGTTGGAGCAGATCAGTGAAGTGGCTTTAGATATCCAAGCTAAATTGAGAGCTAAAGGGATTTCTGTGAAGTTTGATAACGACACTCATAACAAACCGGGCTGGAAATTCGCTGAGTATGAACTGAAAGGTGTTCCTGTAAGAATTGCAATGGGACCAAGAGATTTAGAAAACAAATCTGTGGAAATTGCAAGAAGGGATAATTTAACAAAAGAAGTACGTTCTATCGACGGTTTAGATTCTTATATTGAGGATTTATTAAAAACAATTCAACAGGATATTTACAATAAAGCTGCTGAATTCAGAAAAAATAATATCACAAAAGTGGATACTTACGAAGAATTCAAAAAGGTTCTTGAAGAAAAAGGAGGATTCATCTACGCACATTGGGACGGAACTGCCGAGGAAGAAGAGCAGATCAAGAACGAAACCAAAGCCACCATCAGATGTATTCCTTTGGATGATGATATTGAAGAAGGCGTTTCTTTAATTTCAAGAAAACCATCAACAAGAAGAGTTTTATTTGCTAAGGCTTACTAA
- a CDS encoding OmpA family protein: MSLNVIDLIKGQLGPALVTQAASQYGESESGISKAIGGLLPAVVGGLANNSNNQGVLNAITTASSSGILGNLMGDSSNNTWISGLLTSLFGDKVSGVVNAIATYAGISNNSSSSLLNLVTGATVGTIGKYAADNNLDQSGISKLLDDQKGIVSSLLPAGLSLASLNVGDWAARYKFDNDNDQIKTPSQEEPAIEVTRSTTPTGTFPDRNTNDGGGSIWKWLLPLLLLIAAAYFLWKQCDKNKATTVSSTTDSTDVIRDTAAAVSPTDTASMSTSATSGKVDENIDLNGTTLKGYKGGMEDQMINFMKSGAYTNATNDDALKNQWFDFDHVNFKIGSGNQLEAGSEGQLQNLVAILKAYPDAKIKIGGYTDKTGDEAKNVKLSADRANYIKNWLDKQGVGGQVLGAEGYGSQFAKVDATASDTERASDRKMSVRFAK; encoded by the coding sequence ATGTCTTTAAATGTCATTGATTTAATTAAAGGCCAGCTAGGCCCTGCTTTGGTCACTCAGGCTGCATCTCAGTACGGAGAAAGTGAGTCCGGAATTTCGAAAGCAATTGGAGGACTATTACCCGCTGTAGTGGGAGGATTGGCAAACAATTCAAACAACCAGGGTGTCCTGAATGCTATTACAACAGCTTCCTCAAGCGGAATTCTGGGAAACCTGATGGGAGATTCTTCCAACAACACATGGATTTCCGGTTTATTGACCTCTCTTTTTGGAGATAAAGTGAGCGGAGTGGTAAATGCTATTGCAACGTATGCAGGCATCAGCAACAATTCTTCAAGCTCTTTGCTTAATCTGGTTACAGGCGCTACTGTAGGAACTATCGGGAAATACGCTGCTGATAATAATCTGGATCAATCCGGGATTTCAAAACTTCTGGATGACCAAAAAGGGATTGTTTCATCATTGTTACCTGCCGGACTTTCTTTGGCTTCTTTGAATGTAGGAGACTGGGCGGCAAGGTATAAATTCGACAATGATAATGACCAGATCAAAACCCCTTCTCAGGAAGAACCGGCCATAGAAGTTACCAGAAGTACAACGCCTACCGGAACTTTCCCGGACAGAAATACCAATGACGGCGGAGGCTCAATCTGGAAATGGCTTCTTCCGCTTTTACTGTTAATTGCAGCGGCTTATTTCCTTTGGAAGCAATGCGATAAAAATAAAGCAACAACAGTATCGTCTACTACTGATTCTACGGATGTTATCCGCGATACGGCTGCTGCGGTTTCGCCAACAGACACCGCTTCAATGTCAACTTCAGCAACTTCCGGAAAAGTGGATGAAAATATTGATTTAAACGGTACAACCCTTAAAGGCTACAAAGGAGGAATGGAGGATCAGATGATTAATTTCATGAAATCCGGAGCTTATACCAATGCTACCAATGATGATGCCTTAAAAAATCAATGGTTTGATTTTGATCATGTTAATTTTAAAATTGGTAGCGGAAATCAATTGGAAGCAGGTTCGGAAGGACAGCTTCAGAATTTAGTAGCAATTTTAAAAGCTTATCCTGATGCAAAAATAAAAATCGGAGGTTATACAGACAAAACAGGTGATGAAGCCAAGAATGTAAAACTTTCTGCCGACAGAGCCAATTACATCAAAAACTGGCTGGATAAACAAGGAGTTGGCGGACAAGTTCTTGGAGCAGAAGGATACGGAAGCCAGTTTGCAAAAGTAGACGCAACCGCTTCTGATACCGAAAGAGCGAGCGACAGAAAAATGTCTGTAAGATTTGCAAAATAA
- a CDS encoding DUF6291 domain-containing protein: MKWYLNPGRNTDIGLVKSFEFTINKDMAEDKNGFLLYKDLIHSVRKLPKEKAGELFMHILSYVNDENPETDDFIIELAFEPVKQHLKRDLKKYKTKIEKKSESGRIGNLKKWHPDIYKDYEDELISLEEAEIVAKNRKSSQCDKSIANVADNDSDNVSVNDNVTVSDILLEKETKEENIIKENFETEFFSNEETGLVTVKNPEEEKRKKVAQKKEKAEPPDLDTFVTFAREIYQNELKLDFSLYEFAVRAKYGSWVDSDWKDGHKKPIQAWKNKLRNVIPHLKPIYGKSNYNSGTSGSNPPPKQATFNIQEAAGRLAEDFAKGNIPGVY; the protein is encoded by the coding sequence GTGAAGTGGTATTTAAATCCGGGACGAAATACAGACATAGGTCTGGTGAAAAGCTTTGAATTTACAATAAACAAAGATATGGCTGAAGATAAGAATGGTTTTTTACTATACAAAGATCTTATACATTCAGTTAGAAAATTACCCAAAGAAAAAGCCGGAGAGCTATTCATGCACATATTAAGCTATGTCAATGATGAAAACCCCGAAACGGATGATTTTATAATTGAGCTTGCTTTCGAACCAGTTAAGCAACACTTAAAAAGAGATTTAAAAAAGTATAAAACTAAAATAGAGAAAAAATCCGAATCCGGCAGAATCGGCAATTTAAAAAAGTGGCATCCAGATATTTACAAAGATTATGAAGATGAATTAATCTCATTGGAAGAAGCTGAAATTGTCGCAAAAAATCGCAAATCATCGCAGTGCGATAAAAGTATCGCAAACGTCGCTGATAATGATAGTGATAATGTAAGTGTTAATGATAATGTTACTGTAAGTGATATTCTTTTAGAAAAAGAAACAAAAGAAGAAAATATTATAAAAGAAAATTTTGAAACAGAATTTTTCTCAAATGAAGAAACAGGATTAGTAACAGTTAAAAATCCTGAAGAAGAAAAAAGAAAAAAAGTTGCGCAAAAAAAAGAAAAGGCAGAACCGCCCGATTTAGACACGTTCGTTACGTTTGCTAGGGAAATATACCAAAATGAATTAAAACTCGATTTTTCGCTGTATGAATTCGCTGTACGGGCAAAGTATGGCAGTTGGGTAGATTCGGATTGGAAGGATGGTCATAAAAAACCTATTCAAGCTTGGAAAAATAAATTAAGAAATGTTATACCTCACTTAAAACCGATTTATGGAAAATCAAATTACAACTCAGGAACATCAGGAAGTAATCCACCTCCAAAACAAGCAACTTTCAATATCCAGGAAGCAGCTGGAAGGCTTGCCGAAGATTTTGCAAAGGGAAATATACCGGGAGTGTATTAG